Below is a genomic region from Brassica rapa cultivar Chiifu-401-42 chromosome A08, CAAS_Brap_v3.01, whole genome shotgun sequence.
TGAATGTCTATACTGCAGAACATAGACAAGATACGCCATGTCAGCTCCCAAGTTCTTGTCATACATGTACGTAAAGCTCTATCAAGTGTTAAGAGTCTGTCTTCACTATTCATTCTGTTGATTGCTTTTTGTGATTTGACCTGCAGGGAACAAATGATGAGATTGTGGATTTGTCTCATGGGAAGCGGTTGTGGGAGCTGGCCAAGGAGAAGTATGATCCGTTATGGGTGAAAGGAGGAGGGCATTGCAACCTCGAGACTTATCCTGAGTACATTCAGCACCTGCGCAAGTTCATAAACGCAATGGAGAAACTCTCTCTAACCAACCCACCATCAAAACAACTAGCCAACGAGCCTAGTATCTCTGAAACTAAACATAACCGGTGCTTAAGATTTCGGAAAAGGTAGGATCGGTTAGTGGCAGAATCAGAAGACAGTTGGTAGATTCCTTCCTTTGCATTCGCATGTGCTTTCAACTCAGAACACTCAGAAGCTGCTCTAATGGGATCTCTTCAGAGTTCAGACTCAAAAACCTTGTGCAGAGTCATTTCCTCAGTGTGATAAAGAAACAATGCTAAACACTGGCGATCATCTAGGGATGTATTTACTGTAGAATGTAGCTCTCTGTTCTTGGATATTCTTGCAAAAACATGTATTGTAACACTAAGTTTGGGGGATTGTAAAACATCATTGCTTGTGGGAAGGAGGTAACAGAGAAAAGATGTAATCAGCATGTTCCTCAAGCTTATCCACTGTTCCTAAGCGAAACAAATAAGTACAGCACATGAGTTTACTTTCACAAAAACCTCCCAAAAtctttaaacataaaatacagaACCAACTTAGTGGCAGTGAAATGGACAATTATAATTATGCATATAAAGAGAGTCAATACAAGGCCAAGCCTGTCTTTAGCTACAATCTGATCCAGaagcaaaccaaaaaaaaaactacatatatGGAGGATAGAATTGTCTTCTTTGACAATTCAACAGTTTCCTTTTCTTGAGCTAAGTTGGGAAAGTTCGGTTTTCATGGTAGACATGAGAAGTGCAATCAGTTTTACTCACCTTCCCACCCTGATTGCCGAGCTCTCTTCTCCCACAAAGCAGTGATCTTCCTCTCCTTGATCAACAAAGCTTCAGCTCTCTCCCTAGCTGACTCACAAATCTCGGTGGCGGCGTTGCATTTCTCAGCTTCCTTTTGGTACTGAGATGCAACTCTCTTAGCTTCTGCGAGGGTAACGTTCATATGACGGCTGTGCTCATCTGCAACTGCTTCTTGAAGCTTCAGCTCCTCGGTAAGAAGATCCACAAACTGCTTCTCCATTTCCTGTTTGAGCTCTGGATCATCACCTCCACAATCTGTTCACAACACAAGTCAGAGAAGGAGTGTAAAGACTTCACAGGAGAATACGAGAGCTATATAACTTTTATGCTATATATCAGTAAAACGTCATGCAACAAGATAAGGAAATGATATTGTGTCCGAGTCTGATCACGGATAACTATCAGAGTGCTAGCCTATTCTGGAACCAAAACTCAATTGGGATAACTAATGGCTACTAATCATCAAAACTTCACTTCTTCAAATTACTGAAGGCTCCTCAATAACAATCAAGCCATTCTTGTAACTTGACAGAGAAACATTACACGCATAGCAGCTAAAACAATAGCAAGCTTCAGGATCGAGATCTAACCTGTAACAGAGAGATTCGCAAGCCCtgcaacaaaaaaagaaatcaacTTGTTAAACTATCCACAGGCTGAGATTCATTCTTAGTTGCTTCAAAGAGGCAGCTTTGATTCAAAGATTCAATACTGAAACCAGATCAAGGACACGTCAAAGTTCTGATCTTTAACACTAGAAAGGAACTAACTTTTCACAAGAAGCTGTGAAAACAAACTTGCCATCACGAATCCAAACGAACATTCAGATCCAATACACCTAAAAAGTTCTGATCTTTACTCTAAAAGGAACTAACTTGCCATCACGAATCCAATGGAACATCTAGATCCAGACCAAAaacaagagaaagagagagagaggggtgaTGGTGGTAATACCAGGAGCAAGCTCGAGGAGAGACACAGGAGGTGGGCAATCACATGCGCAAGGAGGACAAACAGAGTTCTTACGAGTGGATCCAGCGAAACCCTTGTTGAATTTCCAATACAGGGCAGGCCCACACACCACTAAAGCAGATACAACAGCGAAGATCACCAGACATTTCATGCAGTCTCCGGAACGACGCGCCATCGCTGCGTAGAACACGAAAGCTCGATCGAATGAAACCAGAGTGGAAgttgcagcagcagcagcagcaacaatgGCGATTAGTGTGgaagaagaaatagaaacaGAGTTAGAGCAAGTGTGAATGAATGGGCAAAAGTGACAAACGACGACGTTTTAATGGATCCGGACCAGTTGTCTGTAGTGCATTTCTCACGGTATATCACTGTAACTGTTCTTTTGTTCCAACCAATTATTTTGCTACATTTATGAATTTAcccttttaaaattttgtggtaTTCTCAAATGGAACTCTACTTTCATCTGATACATAAATTTCCCTACTGTAGCTTATGTATTGTTGGTATCAATACCAAATCCAAAGTAAAAGCCTTTTTATTACACGATTAATAGTCTTGGACCTCACTACACGACCAAAACTATCAGACAATACTCTAatgattgttttgttcttttacTTTTCTTGCTCTTCTTGTCTTAAAAAAACTGTAATACTCACTGATCCATTTTTCTATTACATCAACTTCTTGCCTCCTCTGTTCTTTTGTGGCAGCTATGAGATCTGTATGGTGAGCAGTCCTGATGGTGAGTGTTCGGATTTCTTGTTTATAACAATTAACAACAGATGTGTATTCACTCTTAAATTTCACAGACGTTAACAACAAATGATTCTTCAGAACCCTGAAAAAAGCCACTAACATCAAGTTTGTGTTTTAGACACTTTATATGGATGGGAAACTCACCCTCCTTGGCTTCATGGATCTTGCATTCCATTGGACAATATAATGTTGCTGCCAAATCTCTTGAACACAATCTTTATTCTCTGCAATAAACAGACTCTGATCAAAAGCTGCGCTTAAGTATGTTATCCAGTGTTGTCTGGGCTTCTTGACACCGTATTCCCCTAGACAATATTCTTGGTCTGCTTTGCCATTATCATTTTCAAATGGTGGAAAAATGGTTTGGTTCGAGCAGCTCATTGGCATCACTATCTCTGTgcatgctttttttttaaactagaaGTCACAATGATTCATTGGTAACATATTTTTGTTCCTTGTGAATTGTTTAAGCTAGAATAACTGAGAAAATATAGAATACCTTTAAAATGTTTGTGCTTTACACAGTGTACAACAATGGAGTACAACACACAAATAATATGAAGTCTTAGATGGTCTCTTTTCCTTTGCTTAACTATTCTTGTGTTCTATGACTTGTCCTGACAAGTTGATAGTATAAGTAACCTGTTTATGATAAACATATATCACATTAGTTTCACTTTTGTTAAGAAAACATATCTTAACAAGAGAAAAGAATTTTTAGAAGAAAGCACTTACAAACTGTGAGAAGCTAACTCTGTGAAGAAGAAACCCATCTTCTATTTCTCTGACACTGGAAATGATGCATTATTCTCAAACATTAGATTGAGCGGTTATAGGTTAACAATGTCATAAGAGATCTTGTTACCTCTTACTACCATTCGTTGAACCTCGGTTCACCCACGTATTAAAAACCGTAATGCAAGTGAAGCTATAGTTCTTGAATCATCACAGTTTTTCCTCTCAGATGTTTTCCATTTCATTGGACTAGATgcagatattaaaaaaaatacttggaaATGCAGTGGTATATTCAATGTATTTGATGGTGATTTGCTGAAATGTCCTTGCAACTCTCTTAGCTTCGTCTGGACCCTTACTTAGTGTATAGGTGAAGAATGGGTGTAATCTAACCACAATGCGCCTGTATCAAGAACAAGAgtggccctgttcgtttgtacatctggaagatgcatccagatggtccatctagatgtcttatccagatgttccatctgggtgttgttcgtttcttcatttcgtTCATACATCCAaatgaatcatctgaatgcaactatgttcgtttgcttgtcattttttaacttttatctGCATCTAGgtggacttgttaataaaatgattaaaatataattttttacgtttcggcggaaaaatagcatttttacggttttggccgaaaatatttttgcggtttttgaagaaatatgtgtttttcgcgaaaaagtgcatttttatggttttggcggaaaaatacgttttatgggtttggcggaaaatacgttttttgcAGGTTGGAcggaaaaagtgtgttttgaagttttggccgGAAAAGTGTTTTGcatgaaaagttttttttcacgattttggcgggaaaatacatttttccagttttgacgtgaaaatacatttttccggttttggcaggaaaatacatttttccggttttggcggaaaaatacgttttccggttttagcgggaaaatgcgtttttccggttttggcgggaaaataagttttttcctggttttggcgggaaaaatacaattttccggttttggcgggaaaaatacaattttccggttttggcgggaaatgcgtttttccggttttggtgggaaaatgcgtttttccggttttggcggtaaaatttcattttctggttttggcggtaaaatacatttttcggttttggcgggaaaatgcgtttttccggttttgggggaaaatacgttttctgattttagcggaaaaatacatttttccgattttggtgggaaaattatgttttctggTTTTGTCGGGAAACTtctggttttggtgggaaaattgtatttttcggttttggcgagaaaatgcatttttttttgttttggcgagaaaatgcatttttttttgttttggcgagaaaatgcgttgtttccggttttggcgggaaaatgctttttgcggttttggctggaaaatgcttttgaagttttggcgggaatatgCGTTTTTGGATTTTGGTCGAAAAGTTTGGTTTTACTGGTTTAGccaaaaaatgtgttttaatgaaaatgtgtgttttatgtttttttgcgTAAAAATGcatcttgcggttttggcgggaaagtgtGTTTTTTCGTTTTGcgagaaaatacattttttggttatagcgaaaaaatatatatgcaaaaaaaaaatagaatttacgatttgaaaataatattttgattttaaaagttcatttttgtcatttattattttggactgaactagatgcatctgcatccagatgcaccatcaagactcaccttcatttgggtgaaaatttgagatgagttcagctgggtgatccatctggatgtagcATTATAAGCTGCGTAGCAGACTTACCAGTCTCCATCTTCTGCTTTTAGAATCTCTTAAGCCCTTTCCATCGACTGATCATCAAGCCATTCAGTGCTACACCTATCATATCCTTGAATTGCAGTAAGAGGGTAGAATGATTAATCAGACAAAACAAAGAATGAAAACGGAAGACCCCACTTATCTTTTAATGGATGTATTTGAGCGTTGCATGTGTGAACCACGCATTTGGGCCCCATAAGCATAACACAGCATTAGATGCCAAGTGTTTTTGGAAGAGAACTTGCCCTTGTAGTTGTCCTCTTTCTATTTTCATGTTATTATTGGTAAGACTAACTAGTGAATGACTAACTAATTTCAGAGCATTAGTTCAAAACAAAATCATGTCTACTGATTAATCACTTTCATGAACCCTAAATTTAAACCAAGGACAAAATATTATACCCATCTTGAATGTTTGTTATCAAGATAGTGTACTTGATTATACCGAGAACACCTTTTCCATACACCCCTTGCTTCTTATGTTATGATTCCCCTCTGTTAAAACATTAACATCAAATATGAGTAATATATATGATCATAATACGAGAAGAATGGCCAAATGATCATACCTTTGGCTGCTTCTGAGTCTCTGAGGATTGGATCACTGAAGCACTTTCATGACAGATTTTGGCGTATCATCTTTTACGCTAAGACCTAAGAATCGGACACATGTCTTGTTTTAGGTGAAAGACGATATAAATCCAACATGAGTGATGTGCAAAAAGTAGTTCACACAAGAACATATTTTAAGATAACACTACCCTTTTGAATCTGCTGTTACAAAGGAATAAATTAGCAAAAGCATGAAAGGGTTTGGCTTTATGGACTAAGGGCaaaaaatcaaagaagaaaCCAGTCAGATGGCAAATCCATATAAAACAAGGTAACAATACAGGAAACCTGTAGATGTTAGCTAGTCTATTCCGGGCTATTCCAGTTATGCAACTCACCATATAATATGATTTGATTGAGTTTTGGTTAGTGAGTTATCAGCAAAGTTCATTTCCAGGTTTTACTGTGTAAGCCGTTTACTTCCCTCATTAATATGCTTGTAGCAAAATAGGAGACAAAACGATTAAAAAAGCATGACACACACCTTCAAACTGACACCATCCACATGAACCAAGTTCTTGACTACAAAAAGCAGAGAGAAATCGACTAATGCCTCAGAATAGAGTAACCCACAAGTGCTCTTGCCAATCTTTAGTTTCAAGTCAAGAAACCCCATTGAATCCACCATGACTGAGAAACGCGTCTCTATATATTATCAACCAATATAAACTGTTAAACTGCGAAAATCAATACTAGTGATTGAACAATGACAAACACATAATGGAAAATGCAAGCAAACTGAGGTAATGACATCAACGTTTCTCCACGATCATCAAACTAAAAATCTCTAGTCAAAATTACTATGTTATTATCAATGATTTTACCTGATTGCTACACTTTCAACTTGAAATTTATATACTTGAAGTATCTTCCCACTTGATATTGATCTCATTCTCCTGTAAAAGCAAGCAATTTAGCAAACACAAAATCAGGTTGTTATAATTGCTTTAACGGGCTGTCTTCTTGCATAGGTCTTTTGGTGATGACAGTGCCTAAACCCACAAAACAGGATCCTGTTCAACTACAATAAACTGGCTTGCACAGCAAggattaaaaacaaattaatcaGCACTTTTCTCACAAATGATATCATCATTAGAGTTGCTTAAACGCTTAAATGCCCTTACTCAataacttttcttttgttttagtttACCTACCTAACAATCAGTATAGCTTAATTGCCTAATTGGAGATGCAACAAAAGGAAGATAACAAAGATAGCCTAACACATCAGAATATCACATGGCGCATCACACGTAACTTCAGCGATCTGGTAGAATCTGCCTCTACATCAATCCATGGTTATGAAAATATGATACTCCAACAAAATATAGTTTGAAATATTTCACAGCATAAATACAATCATCTTTCATCTGAACTCACTGATTGAACTACTTCAAGAACAAATATCTGAATTTAAGCGGATGAAGATAAGCAAAAACAACAGTCATCATAAATAACCTAAACCATCACAATCATCTAAACCAACAATAAGTACATGGAATTTCTAACGTCTGCTTTATATAGAGTATATGCATGATTACCATGCTAAGGAAAATAAGCTGGATATAATACTTAAGACAATGATAACATACACGGAAAATCTAGGCCTCTCCGCTTGTTATCTGTTTAGAGACTTCATGTATTAGATTCAAGGTGAAGCActtaagaccatctccaatgctacactataattttctctatatttcactctaaaatagagtaactctattatagagttggatttgctccaatggttcactctataatagagttactctataatagaatgaaatatagagtattcttgttttttcactctatatttggagtaaaaaaataagattactctatatttcactctattatagagtaactctattatagagtgaaccattggagcaaattcaactctataatagagttactctattttagtgtaaattatagagaaaaaaatagagttcccttggagatgctctaagacaCTAGAACATGTAACTAACCAAGTTTACAATTTGATTTCATCTCACACAAAACAAGGTATTTTCAATATACAGTATATGGTGAATATGATTAAAAACCCAGTTACTCATTCATGGAAATTAACAAAAACACCACTGGTTCTTAAACCATTAAAAGAGTGCATTTTGTATCTTAGCATAATCATTGCAAAACTAGGCATCCAAtagacaaaatttaaaaatattagcttGAAACAAAACTAATGATCCAACCAGCAAACAGTAATATCTGCTGAGAAATAAATCAGGCAACCTAATATCAATCATTTCAGAAAGTAAAATTCTATTTCTAACATTAAATCCGGCTCCAGTGTTATATATTCCATGACTTCTATTATGGATTTCGAGGTGAAGCACATTAGACACCAGTACCATTACACATATTTCACAATTTGATTTCAACACAAAGACATTTTCTTAATAGAATGTTCGACACAAGTTTAGTAAAATGCCCTATAAAGCCAATATTGCGGAGATAGAAAAAACACCAACTCATGCTTTTGCTCAAAGCAAACTCCACAAAATCACTGCAAAACTAGGCATCCAATTACAAAGCCCTAAGTTttgatttagaagaaaaaaaaagattaatagtTAAGCTTGGCCAGCACAACGAAAGATCAAACCAacacaaaaaaacataagatCAAATACAGTGTATTCTGAAACTTTCATTAAACCAACCATTGCAATAAAAAATAACAGTTTACTTCTTCAGCAGCAGAAGATAACCAATTTCAGTACAAAATAGCATTTTCAACCTTCTTTGGTACCATATAAGATAAACTGTTTTAGTATAAACTAATATTTCGACTTGGAAGAACTCAAAAACCAAGAACAAAATCTATTTCCTAGCTAAATTAGACgcagaaataaataaatttgcaaGGAAAAAACGATATCTATTAAAAAGTATTAGGTATAGGGTTCatcaatctttttattttggatCACAACTTGCAAAGAAATCAATTTAAGCGACTCTCCTCCACCTACTTTCGGGTCACATTCCAAGATAAAACTTCAATGCAAAAACTAGCATTAATCCGTACAAACCTAACACCAAAAAGGAAATTAGAGATGAAAGACTTTTAAGAACAAACAGCTAGATTCAGTGTTTCATTACCAACTGACTCATTAGAAAAATTCATACTTTCATTAACTAAAACGGTACAGAACCAGTGTGTATATGATTATAAACTGAAAAAGAGATCACCATTCACAAAATTCCATCATTTATGGCTTCTGGTGAAACCTGAAAACCACATCTGGTTtctaaaaatttgaaaagaaagaagatagaAGGAGAAAAACAGCTGCATATATAATCTGAGATTCACTTGCATATAGCTATAAAGATTTTCAGAGAATTTCAGCATGCAAAaatttaaacacaaaaaaaaagagaagaaaaactcagattatataaataaaaaaaaaaagacaaagagaCACTCAGTAAATAGTTATTTAATCTTTGAGAAGAATGTGTACCGGTGGGGGGTTCATGATCATCAAAACTCGCGCTTTTCCTAGATCCGGTAGAAGAAAACAATATAGCACACTTCACAAAATCTGATATATAAATCTGAGCTTTACTCCACCAAACTGCTTGAGAAGAAACATTCTAGAGAATAAGCCAGCAAGAACCCACTTCAACACCAATACAAAAAGCTAAAGAAAAAAACGTAACATATAACGAAATGATAATGAAAGGGCGTCAGTCTTATCCACATCACCCATTCCAGTGCACAACAAAAGAGATGATAAGAAGGTAAGTGATATGTAGATGATAA
It encodes:
- the LOC103834641 gene encoding uncharacterized protein LOC103834641, giving the protein MARRSGDCMKCLVIFAVVSALVVCGPALYWKFNKGFAGSTRKNSVCPPCACDCPPPVSLLELAPGLANLSVTDCGGDDPELKQEMEKQFVDLLTEELKLQEAVADEHSRHMNVTLAEAKRVASQYQKEAEKCNAATEICESARERAEALLIKERKITALWEKRARQSGWEGE